The genomic interval GGCGATCGTCGAGATTATGAATGAAGATGGCACCATGGCGAGGATGCCGGATCTGAAAAAATTTGCCGCTGAACATCAGTTGAAAATAGGGACTATCGCTGACCTGATTCACTATCGGATCATGCATGAACGTTCAGTGGAACTGATCGATGTCAGGCCAATGAATACTGCCTGGGGTCAATTTGAGATGCATGTTTATCGCGACCTGATCGAGGGGGGGCAGCATGTAGCGCTGTCGATGGGACAGTTCACCTTAGATGAACCGGCTCTCGTGAGGGTACATGTAACTCAGGTATTGCGTGATGTTCTGGGGATCGACTCGGAACATGGCCATGGCTGGTCAATTCAGAAGTCGCTGCAAAAGGTGGCTGCCGAGCAACATGGTGTCGTGGTATTGCTGGATATCAACCGCGGCCAGAATGTACTGGCAGAGCTGGATCGTTTCCATTCCGAGCATCCACCCAGACGCGACCCAAATGCGGACAAATCCGGCGCCTACACCACCATTGGTACCGGTTCTCAGATTCTGCGCGATTTGAACATTGGAAAAATGCGGTTATTAAGCTCACCAATGAAATTTGGTGGGATATCAGGATTTGGCTTGGAAGTTATAGAATACATTCCCTGTACCGAATAATGATCTGCACATTATGCAGACGATTTTTATAAAAGGTTAACAACATGACGATAAAGACGACAGAAGGTAATTTTGCAGCAAATAAAGGCCGCTACGCAGTGGTGGTGGGTCGATGGAATTCGTTTGTTGTGGAAAGTCTGAAAGATGGTGCGCTTGATGCCCTCAGGCGCCATGGTATTGAAGATAAACAAATAGAAGTATTTTATGTTCCCGGAGCATTCGAGATTCCATTGGTTGTAAAGCGACTCGCGGATCAGCAGAAATTTTCCGCCATCGTTGCGCTCGGGGCAGTAATTCGTGGTGGTACACCTCATTTCGAATACGTCGCTGGCGAATGTACTAAAGGCCTGGCTCAGGTATCTCTGAGTAGCGACATCCCGGTTGCTTTTGGGGTTCTGACAGTAGACAGCATTGAACAGGCTATTGAGCGTGCAGGTACGAAAGCCGGCAACAAAGGCGCAGAAGCAGCATTGAGCGCGCTTGAAATGGTCAATTTACTCAACCAAATTGGAGGCTAAATGGCCAACGATCATTCCCCAAGTCTTTCCTCGAAAAGACGTAAGGCCCGGAAGCTGGCACTACAGGCTCTATACCAGTGGCACATGGCGGAAACCAGTGTTTCTGCTCTGGTTGCCCAGTTCCTCGCTGACAACAATATGGAAAAAATCGATCAGGAATACTTTACCGAAGTGGTTCGTGGTGTACCTGCAGAAAAATCCTCTCTGGATGACAAAATTGCCGGTCACATTGATCGTGAGCTGTCCCGTTTGACGCCGATTGAACTCGCTGTATTGCGGATGGGAACTTATGAGTTGCTGCATCGATTGGATGTGCCCTACCGGGTGATCATCAATGAAGGTGTCGAACTGACTAAAGCTTTTGGTGCCACCGATGGTCATAAGTATGTGAATGGTGTACTCGATAAGCTGGCCCAGGAACTCAGAATCACTGAGGTGGCACATACGCCTTCCCGTTAGCCTATGACGATGCACTGGGACAAACTGCTCACTACCGAACGCTACGGTCATGGTTTTATATCTGGTCAGGAACTGGGTCGGAGTCATTATCATAAAGATCAGGATCGTATTGTGTTTTCGGCTGCGTTTCGCAAACTCACGGGTAAAACCCAGGTGCATCCTCTGGCCATCAATGATCAGATCCACACCCGGCTGATACATTCCATTGAAGTGGGCAGTGTCGGTCGGTCGCTTGGTATTAAAGTAGGTGAGCGTATTGCCCGGGATCTGCCCGAGTGGATCGAGGCTGATGATCTTGGTGTGATCGTACAATCAGCCTGTTTTGCCCATGATATTGGCAATCCGCCGTTCGGACATGCCGGTGAATATGCCATTCAGGACTGGTTCAAGCAGTCCCGCAATGCCTGGCTGACGGAACCATTGAGTGAACCGGAACGAGCTGATTTGAAAGGTTTCGAGGGCAATGCCCAGGGCTTTCGAATTGTATCGCAGCTGGAATACCACTTGTTTCATGGTGGCCTGCGGTTGACCTATCCAACCCTTGGAACACTGCTCAAATATCCTTGGACTATCGAGCATGTTGATGCCAAGGGAAAATTCAGCTGTTTTCAATCTGAACGTCGGGTATTGGACGAACTGGCGAGTAAGCTTGGTTTGATCAAGGGGCATCGTGGTCAATACAGTCGTCATCCCCTGTCTTATCTGATGGAGGCTGCTGATGATATCTGTTACGCGATTATCGATCTGGAAGATGCCGTCGAACTTCATATTCTTGATTACGAAGAGGTTAAACCTATTCTGCTGACCCTGTGTGGCGAGCGGCAGATGGAGATCCCGGAGCTGTTGCATGATGACGTGGCTCCGCATCGTAAATTGGCGGCACTGAGAGGTCGGGCCATGCAGGCCATCATTGACTCCATTGTCGATGCTTTTGAAACCCATTTGCCGGCTATTATGTGTGGCGAATTCACCGGGGATTTGCTCGCTGCCACCTCTGAACATGTTGTGGAAGGAATGAGACAGGCTAAGAGTCTGGCGCGAAATAAGGTTTTTCTGGATAGCGCCAAGACTGAAACAGAGTTAGGTGCTTATCACATCATCAGCACATTATTGGATGTCTTTATCCCTGCGGGTTTTGAGTTATTTGAGAAAAAAGACAACCATGATCTTTCATATCGGACCAAACGGGTTTTTGATCTGATGGGTGGGGATGCGCCAATGCCCCGTTGGGCTCTATATGAGATTTATCAGCGCCAGCTGGATTTCGTAACAGGTATGACCGACAACTATTCCGGGTATCTGGCTCGCCAGATCGGAGGTACGGGCCCAGGGCTGGTATAGTCGCGACAGGCCCGTTGTTCGTTTTTTACTTAAGATTTAGTTCCAATTTGCCGGCTTTTATCTTCGAATAGTCGGCCTTTTCTACACCAATCACCATACATGGGGTCGTCGCCAGCTGGTTATAACGTACCCCTTGGGCAGGCATGACGAACTCCACCGGTAATACCACTGTTTTTCCCTTGAGTTTGGATTGTGAGCTGGTAAGGACAATATCGTAACCATTGTTACGTTGCCGGCCAGCTGCGACTACCACTGCCAGGTATTTTTCGAAATCAAAATTGCTGAACAGATCCAGTTTCTGGTCACTGGCTCCAAATGCATTGGCAAGTCCTGATACTTTGTTCAAGTCTTCTTTATTATTGAACAGCTTGACGCTGGCTCTTTGTTCGCGGCACTGTTTTGAGGCGTAAAACATCTGTGTCGAAACTGTCTGGCTGGCGCATGATGTCAGAACCAGCAAAAAAGCTAATAATAAATATGCTAACTTCATAAAACCCTCTGTACCCTGCAGTTTTGACTGAAACGGAAGCCAGTTGCAATTTAATAGACCGGCCGACTGACGCCGGTAGGATGACTAAAGCCAAGTAAAAGCATGGATTACTGTATGGAGCATCCCAAGGCCGCTGGAATTATGCATGATTTATTCAGAATCGTTAACCGATATGTCGTTGACTATTTTTCCTCCAGGGAACAATTCCTCGTTATCTGGCCAGTTATTATGCGTAATTGAAAAACAATGGATTTAGGGCAAAAGAGGTTCGATCAAGTGTTTCTGATCTCCAGTTTGAATTTTGTGAAGGAATTCCAAATTTTATGAGACCTTGATGGTTTGTCGGAATTTTTGGCGTGCCATTCTAGATATCTTGACAATTTCATGTCGGGATCACTTCTCAAAATTATTATTTATTTACAAAAAAGTAATTATGAGAACCATTTCAAGTACTCCAAATGTATATGCCACTAACATTTTTGCCTACTTGATAGTTTCGTATAAATTTCTTTCAGGACTCCCGATATGTACTGGATTCGATACACCGCCACACGACTTGTGCTGCTGGGCCTTTTGGCCGGGCTTCAGGGCTGTGGTACAGACTCCCCCGATTTTAATGGTTCATCAGGCACAAATGACACCTCAGACCAGGGATCCGGATCACCCAATGACGGTTCTGGTTCTGACTCAAACGATTTCCCTGGACGAGCGTTATACGCTAGTCAATGCGCCGTTTGTCATGGTGATTCTGGCCAGGGGAGTGGAGTTAGTCCAAGTTTAAAGAATGTTAACCGTAGCTCATTTATTTCTGCGACGGTTCAAACAATGCCTCCGAGCAACCCGAGCTCTTGTGGTCAGACCTGTGCTGAACAGATTGCTGATTATGTCGTAGCTGGTTTTCCTGCGCCTGATTCTGGAACCGGTAACAATGGTGGTTCCGATAATGGCGGTTCCGATAATGGCGGCTCCGACAACGGTGGTTCCGATAATGGCGGTTCCGACAACGGTGGTTCCGATAATGGTGGTTCCGACAACGGTGGTTCCGATAATGGCGGCTCCGATAACGGTGGTTCCGATAATGGCGGTTCTGACAACGGTGGTTCCGATAATGGCGGCTCCGATAACGGCGGCTCCGACAACGGTGGTTCCGATAATGGCGGCTCCGACAACGGTGGTTCCGACAACGGCGGTTCCGATAATGGTGGTTCCGACAACGGTGGTTCCGATAATGGCGGCTCCGATAACGGTGGTTCCGATAACGGCGGTTCTGACAACGGTGGCTCCGACAACGGCGGTTCCGACAATGGCGGTTCTGATAACGGCGGTTCCGATAATGGTGGCGGGTCGTCTGCAGCAGTTATCTTTTCCGAAACGTTTGAAAATGTGGCTGCTGATACTCAGCCGCAGGACTGGGATAACTTCCTGAGTTATAACTACAACACAACGAATACCAAAGACTATGGTACCTATGCCCTGGTGGATGATTCAGTTGCCTACAGCGGTACGCATTCCATTCACTTTAAAGGTAGTCTGTCGCAGATAGTTCGTAAATTGCCAGACAACACTCAGCAGCTGCATTTGCGCGCCTTTGTCCGTATGAATAAGCAAATGGGTAATGTTCCGGGCGACAACCATGAGCACATCATGGGTATCAAGAAAACCCAGGATGCCAATAACGAAGTCCGTATTGGTCAAATCAAAGGGGTTTTGGGTACTAACGATGTCCCATCCGATAATATTTCGCCTACAGCCAGTCAGTGGGAATCCGGTAAGGCGTTGAAGCCGAATACTTGGTATTGCGTTGAAACTGCACTGTATGCTGATACCGATTATGACGAAGTTCGCATGTGGGTCGATGGTGAACTGGTTCATAGCATTACTTCCGATTCCGACTGGAATAACGGTGCTCTGGGTAAAGACTGGATGAGCGATAAGTTCAACTATGTCATGTTTGGTTTCCAAAGCTTCAGCGGTAACAGTGCTGATGTGTGGATGGATGATATTGTTGTATCAACGGAAGCTGTAGGTTGTGATCCAATTGGATCAGACGGTGGCTCATCCGGTGATGGTTCTTCTGGTGATGGTAACAATGGTGGTGGAACATCAAATGGTGATGTGACGAATGGCAAGACTCTTTATGATGCTCAGTGTGCCACGTGTCACGGCAGTGACGGAAAGGGTCAGTTTGCAATCGACGCAACGGCTTCTGTGTTTGGTAACAACAAGCAGAATCTGGTTGATTATATCGTCGATACCATGCCGTACGGTGCTGGTGCCCAGTGTGTGGGTGAATGTGCTGCCAATACTGCAGCCTATATCCGCAGTTGGGTAGGTGACGGCTCAGGCTCAGACAATGGTTCCGGGTCTGACAATGGTTCGGGTTCAGATAATGGTTCTGGCTCTGACAATGGCTCGGGTTCAGACAATGGTTCCGGCTCTGACAACGGTTCGGGTTCAGACAATGGCTCTGATAACGGATCAGGTTCAGACAACGGTTCTGGTGATAACCTATCCTGTGGTGATGTGACCTATGGACCCAGAAGTCTGCGTGTGCTGACCGATCATGAGTTTGCAAACTCAGTAGAGGATTTGACCGGGATTAACCTTGTCCGGGATCTGGGACAAAGTACCTATGATGCAATTCCAACCGATAACCTGATCGATGGTTTTTCCAACAATGTCATGGCTTCCATTGATACTGGTGCAATGCAGTCTTATAGCCTGGTTATCAACAAAGTAGTGGATAAACTCGCGCAGCAGGACTACACCAGTATCATTGATTGCTCAGCCTTTAATGATACTGCTGCGTGTGCTGCCAGTTTCGTTGAGAACTTCCTGCCGAAGGTTTTCCGTCGTCCTCTGACTGCGGAAGAAAATACTGCCTATCAATCTCTGTTTACCACCGACTATACCGCAGGTGATATCAATGAAGGTCTTAGTCTGGCACTCAGAACCGCTCTGACGTCTCCTCAGTTCCTGTATCGTGATGAAACCGGTGTTTCTGTCAAAGACATCGAAGCCGGAGGTTCTTCATCTGACAATGGTGATTATCAGCCGGTTGGGGAAGTACAGGTACTGGTTGAAGCTCAGAATCCTAAAGAAGTTGCCCTATATAACCAGGCTGGTTTCGGTAATACCCGGTTCACCGGTAAAGATCTGGTTGAGGTCAGCGTTAAAGCGGTAAAAGGCAGTGTATGGCCTACCTTGTCGATCGAGACAGGAAGTGGCACCGTCATCGGTCAGGTTGAAGTGGATCATACTTACTATAAAACCTATCGTTTCTACAGTGATCAGGTGAAGAATGATTACATTTACCTGGTTGCCAAGAATGCCAATACAGCCAACGTGCACGACAGTCGTACTCTGACCATCAGTAGTCTGAAAGTATCGGCCGCCGAGATTGCTGTTCCGTCTACACCGGATGTGGCTCTGGATGATGATGCATATGTTCTGACATCGTATCAGTTGGCATCCTACCTGAGTTATACCTTCACCGGTTCCACTCCTGATGACATTCTGCTGAAAGCAGCAGCTGAAGGTGGACTGGATACTGATGAACAAGTTGCTGCCCAGGTGGAACGTTTGTTGAAAACTGACCGCGCTCATCAGCATTTTGGTAACTTCGCAGCGCAATGGCTGCGGACGGATCGGGTACTGGACATGGTCAAAGACTCGAATCTGTATCCAACTTTCACCGCTAATGTGCGTACAGCGATGGCCCAGGAAGTGCGTGATGTCTTCAACCACGTGGTACTGGATCAGGGCGAGCCGTTCTCCGCGCTGTATGACGGTAATTTCACCTTTGCCAATCAGACTCTGGCTGATTTCTATGGGGTTGGTGGTGTGACCGGCAGCAATATGCAGAAAGTTACCGGTATCAATAGCCGCGCAGGCTTGGTCACCTCGGGTGCCTTCCTGACCGTTCATGCCCATGAACAGGAAACTGGTCCGATATTACGCGCTACGTATTTGCGTAAACGTTTCCTCTGCCATGATGTGCCAGCGCCACCAACCGGTGTATCGCTCAATGGTGATGACTTCGATGAAGCCCGTGAACAGGCCAGAATCGAGTGGGAAAAATACCTGGAAGAACACAATGGCCTGGCAACTGCCCGTAAGAAGTATGAGTTCCAGACATCTGCCAGCATTTGTCAGTCTTGCCACGCGCAGATGATCAACCCATTGGGTGGCGGTTTTGAAGATTACGATGCCGTTGGTCTGCCACAGACCAAAGATTACAACGGTTTGACCATTGACTCTTCGGGAACCATGTACGGTGTGTCCAGTTTGACAGATGGCGATTCAATCAGCTTCAACGGAGCCAAAGAGCTGGCGCACTCGATCGCCGATCTGGATGTCACCCGTCAGTGCTTCATCGACAATACTTTCCGGATGGCCATGGGTACCGGATCAACTTATCTGGACCGGGCAATGGATATCGATCTCTCCGCTGATGAGGTCAATAACTACACCTGTGAAGTGCAGAACCTGGATAACGTCATGAAATCCAGTGACTACAGCACCGTTGAGCTGCTGAAAGCACTCGGCACGATGGACAGCGTCCGTTACCGTAAAAATGTCGTACGTTAATGGCAAACCGGATATTGAAGAGGTCTAACATGAGTCATGAAAAACAAGCTGCGTTGATGCAACGTCGCAACTTCTTAAAGTTCATCGGCAAGGCAGGGCTTTCCCTGCCCCTGCTGCAGGCGTCGAGCCTGGGCGCCGGTATGCTGTTATCCCGTCAGGCGCTGGCCGCGGATACTGCCCAGCGTCGGGTGATCTTTATCTACGTTCCGGATGGTACCCCTCAGGGGGCCTCCTACTCGTTCCTGCCATCCGCTAATCTGGCATTGAAAACCTGTTCCCAGCCGCTGGAATCGGTCAAGGATGAGTGCGTATTTTTCCGTAGCCGCAGTGATGCCAGCAAAGGGATCGAGATCATTGGTGGTGGTGGTCATGGTAACTCTCAGCGGGTTTTGGGCGCTTTTGCCGATGGTGTCGGTGGCACCATCGACCTGGCGCTGGAAGAAACCGTTGGAGCCACTTCTCCGGTGGCTTCATTACGGCTTGGCGTGCGTACCCGTAACCTGGACCCGGTGTCGGCACGTTGGTATTCCGGGGTAACCGATTATCAGGACAACCCGCAAACAGCGTTTGAAAAACTGTTTGGCGGTGCGGTGGATACCAGTCCTATCGGTGCCCGGCGAGATAAAAAACGTCTGGAGATCAACCAGGCGGCGCTGGCCAAAATCAAAACCAAACTCGGCACCTATGAACTACAGCGCCTGGAACAACACCAGGCGGCCATCGAAAAACTGAAGACGGATATCGATAGTACGTCCAGTTCTTCAACACCGATGGGTTGCAGTGATCCAACATTTAACCCGAGCGGTCTGTCAGCCGATCTGGTGGATAGCGAGTTTACTAACTTGTTTGCATTACAGACCGAGAATGCCATCCTGGCGCTTAAGTGTGACATCACCCGGGTGGTCACCATTCAGTTGGGTACCCATCAGTCTGACTTTGGTGTGACCGGTCTGGATGCGGATTACCACACCTCGGTACACAGCGGGAATCTGGACTTTTATGCTGAGTATCGGACCTATTTCTCCGAACGCATAGCGCATCTGATCGAGCGTTTGAAAGCGGAAGATGATCCGAATGGCGGCAAGATGATAGATTCGACGCTTGTTGTTCAGGTTACGGATATGGGCGATGGTGGTTCCCATACCGGCTCTGATGCTGCCTTTATGTTTGCGGGTGGTGGAAATGCCGTTAACCGGGGAACTATTATTCCTGCGGACAACCATCATCAGCTGCTGGATACAGCTGCGGAATATATGGGTGTCTACGGTGTCATAAAACCGTATGATGCCAATGGTCCTGTGAGTGGGATATTGGTATAAGATAGCTTTTTCGGCTTTGGAAGAGATTTAATAATGAATAAACTGCTCCTGCCTTTATTGGTATTGGTGCTTTTTTGTCAGGGCTGCGCTCAAGTGAAGCCTTGGGAAAGGGGTAATCTTGCCCGGCCTGAAATGGCCTTCAGTTCAGATGCACTGGAACAGAAAATCCAGGATCATATTTATCATGGTAAAGAAGCATCTCAAACCGTCACTGCCGGAGCAGGCGGTGGTTGTGGCTGTAACTGAGGAATAGCAATGCAAGATAAAAAATCTGTTCTGCTGAACTTAAGCGCTGCGGCACTGTTGTTAAATACGTTATCAGAAACGGTACGGGCGGACCCACCAAATCAAGATAATGAAATTGACTTCAGATACAGCCACTATCATGAAGGGGAGATCCCGGCGGGTAACACCAATACCGGTAAATCCTCTTCCCGTTATGATATCGATGTGTTTCAGGCAAAAGGCAAGATTCCGGTGACTGAAGACACAGAGTTGACCATCAGTGGTATCGCCGAGACCATGTCCGGCGCTTCGCCATGGTATGTGGTGCCCGATGAGAAAGGTGATCCCGTGCAGGTGATGAGTGGCGCAACCATCGATGAAACACGGATGGAAGTCGGCGCTGATTTTCGCAGTTATAATCTGCGAAGTGAGTCCACTTTGTCCGCCAGCTATTCAACCGAAAATGATTACTCCTCGCTCTCGTTTGGCTTTTCCGGTATCTGGCGTCTGAACAATAATCTGACGACTCTGAACTACGGGATGAGTGCTGGAAAGGATAATATTGATGCATCTGATACCGATAAATATCCCACCAGACCAAGCGGAAAAGACAAATCACGGGTATCCGGTTTCGTTGGTTTTTCTCAAGTCATTGATAAAAACCGTTTGGTAGGTGCGAATATCGGTATGACATCGTTACAGGGATTTTTGTCAGATCCTTATAAATGGGCGACCGTCAATGGTATGCAGGTTCAGGATTCGCGCCCGGAGAGCCAGAGTCAGTTCAGTGGTTCGTTGTTATTCAGGCAGTTCTTCAATGACTATGATGCAGCACTGCATACTGATCTGAGCTTTTACTACAATGATTGGGAAGTGTTCTCCCAGACGGCTGATGTTGGCTGGTACCAGAACTTTGGTAACAACTGGCAGATTGTTCCGTCCATGCGTCTTTACCATCAGTCTGCAGCTGCTTTTTACGAGCCTTATTATAAAAGCACTCGCCAGGATGGTTACTATTCCAGTGATTACCGGCTTTCAGAATTTACCGCATTGAGTGGTCGTATCAAACTGGAAAAACAATGGTCACAGTTTTATGGCAATGTTTCCTACGAACACTATGGTGCCTTTGGAGATCATCCGGCACTGGTGAGTTTTGATGTGGTGTCTGTGGGAATTGGCATGAATTTCTAAATCATGTCGTCGGCACTTCCACTTCATCATCATCAATTCCGGGCAATGGGCAGCCGGTGTGAGCTATGGTATTACGCTCCGGCTGAAGACAATCAGCAACTACTGGCGGCTGCCCGGCAGCGTCTCATTCAGCTGGAAAACAAATACACTCGTTATCGTCCTGACAGTATTACCAGCAGGATCAATGCTGCATCCGGCAATGGTGAACAGATCGAAGTGGATAGCGAAACCGTCGGACTGCTGCATTATGCGGCCACCTTGCATGAACAAAGTGAAGGGCTGTTTGATATTACCTCCGGCATCCTGCGGCGGGCATGGGATTTTCGTTCCGGTTGTTTGCCCGCTGATGCCGACATAGAAGCCTTATTGCCACTCATTGGCTGGTCAAACGTACATTGGCAGCCGCCGTTTTTTGCTTTGCCGAAAGCCGGGATGGAAATTGATTTCGGGGGATTCGTAAAAGAGTTTGCCGCTGATCAGCTTGGTTCGGTGTTGCGTCACCGGGGGGTGGAGCATGGGCTGGTGAACCTGGGTGGTGATATCTCTGTTATAGGGCCGCATCCGGATGGAAAACCCTGGATGGTTGGTATTCAGCATCCCCGTGAGGCTGATCATGCTATTGCCAGAATTCCTATGACTCACGGTGCCATTGCCACCAGTGGTGATTATGAGCGTTATATGCTGATTGGCGGGAAGCGCTATTGTCATATTCTTAATCCATTCACCGGCTATCCCATACAGTCACCAATTGCCGGGGCAACGGTTGTGGCCGATCAGTGTTTGATAGCTGGTTCTTTTACCAGTCTGGCATTATTGAAAAGTGAAACCGATCCTGATTGGTTAAAGGAATCGGGTGTTGCTTATTTGCTGGTGGATCAACAGATGTCGTTGATTTCCAATATTCAGGTTGCTGATCAAAGTTAGTTCGGCAGTATTTGTTCCTGAAGATGATGACTGCAGTTACTGTTGGTTGGTAACAGAACACTTGTTGACAGTTTTCGCTTTTTTCGACAGGCTAGCCCGACGTTCATCCTGCTGATTGTTTTTCTGAAATTAACAGGACGTGCTGTTCAAGTAGTATTTCGAGTATCAGCCATGTCATTACCATT from Gynuella sunshinyii YC6258 carries:
- a CDS encoding FAD:protein FMN transferase, with translation MSSALPLHHHQFRAMGSRCELWYYAPAEDNQQLLAAARQRLIQLENKYTRYRPDSITSRINAASGNGEQIEVDSETVGLLHYAATLHEQSEGLFDITSGILRRAWDFRSGCLPADADIEALLPLIGWSNVHWQPPFFALPKAGMEIDFGGFVKEFAADQLGSVLRHRGVEHGLVNLGGDISVIGPHPDGKPWMVGIQHPREADHAIARIPMTHGAIATSGDYERYMLIGGKRYCHILNPFTGYPIQSPIAGATVVADQCLIAGSFTSLALLKSETDPDWLKESGVAYLLVDQQMSLISNIQVADQS